A region of Dictyostelium discoideum AX4 chromosome 1 chromosome, whole genome shotgun sequence DNA encodes the following proteins:
- the pykA gene encoding pyridoxal kinase, translating into MEPKVLSIQSWVCHGYVGNKCAVFALQHLGIEVDPINSVHLSNNTAYPTWKGESLTPNKLGDLFQGLEDNHLTSNYTHVLTGYNNSVQTLHTVLKIVKKLKSENPNLIYVCDPVLGDNNELYVPEDLVEVYKNEVIPNADYIFPNQTEVEFLTGIKIKNDQDALKAIDQFHKMGVKNVVITSLFFDTNPNDIIVIGSTINDDDNNNKYNQFKIKVGPKFNDYYTGTGDLLSSLLLGWSIREPTDLSLVCEKAISILYNIINETHNSKKSIPSNKEKQYYELRLVQSRKFIENSEIRFKSEKL; encoded by the exons atGGAACCAAAAGTATTATCAATTCAATCATGGGTTTGTCATGGTTATGTTGGTAATAAATGTGCAGTATTTGCACTTCAACATTTAGGAATTGAAGTTGATCCAATCAATTCAGTgcatttatcaaataatacagCATATCCAACATGGAAAGGTGAATCATTAACACCAAATAAATTGGGTGATTTATTCCAAGGTTTAGAAGATAATCATCTCACTTCAAATTATACACATGTATTAACTGGTTATAATAACTCTGTTCAAACTTTACACacagttttaaaaattgtaaaaaaattaaaatctgaaaatccaaatttaatatatg tatGTGATCCAGTATTaggtgataataatgaattatatGTACCAGAAGATTTAGTTGAAGTTTATAAGAATGAAGTTATACCAAATGCAGATTATATATTTCCAAATCAAACAGAGGTTGAATTTTTAACaggtattaaaattaaaaatgatcaaGATGCATTAAAAGCCATTGATCAATTTCATAAAATGGGTGTGAAAAATGTCGTAATCACAAGTTTATTCTTTGATACAAATCCAAATGATATCATTGTTATTGGTAGTACtataaatgatgatgataataataataaatataatcaatttaaaattaaagttggaccaaaatttaatgattattATACAGGTACTGGCGACTTGTTaagttcattattattaggtTGGTCAATTAGAGAACCAACTGATTTATCTTTAGTTTGTGAAAAAGCAATTTCAATCCTTTACAATATCATTAATGAAACTCATAACtctaaaaaatcaattccttcaaataaagaaaaacaataCTATGAATTAAGACTTGTACAATCAAgaaaatttattgaaaattctgaaattagatttaagtctgaaaaattataa